In Nocardia sputorum, a single genomic region encodes these proteins:
- a CDS encoding helix-turn-helix transcriptional regulator: MTSRPAAAQHLHDLARLRRVRDRIDREYAQPLDVEALARDAHMSAGHLSRQFRLAYGESPYSYLMTRRIERAMSLLRRGDLSVTEVCFEVGCSSLGTFSTRFTELVGVPPSVYRREAARATAGMPSCVAKQVTRPIRNREAPVTEPQLA, from the coding sequence GTGACCAGTAGACCCGCCGCGGCGCAGCACCTGCACGACCTCGCGCGGCTACGCAGGGTCCGCGACCGCATCGATCGGGAGTACGCGCAGCCCCTGGACGTGGAGGCGCTCGCGCGCGACGCGCACATGTCGGCCGGGCACCTCAGCCGCCAGTTCCGGCTCGCGTATGGCGAGTCGCCGTACTCCTATCTGATGACCCGGCGCATCGAGCGTGCGATGTCACTGCTGCGCCGGGGCGACCTGAGCGTCACCGAGGTCTGTTTCGAGGTCGGCTGCTCCTCGCTGGGCACGTTCAGCACGCGCTTCACCGAGCTGGTCGGCGTGCCGCCCAGCGTCTACCGGCGCGAGGCGGCGCGCGCGACGGCGGGGATGCCGTCCTGCGTGGCGAAACAGGTGACCAGACCGATCAGGAATCGAGAAGCGCCGGTTACCGAGCCGCAATTAGCCTGA
- a CDS encoding VOC family protein: MDITIHASFLPHDDPDAALAFYRDLLGFEVRNDVGYEGMRWLTVGPVGQPGTSIVLHPPGADPGITDDERRTIAEMMAKGTYGGILLATKDLDSAFERLVAGDAEIVQEPTEQPYGVRDCAVRDPAGNLIRIQQLR, from the coding sequence ATGGACATCACCATTCACGCGAGCTTCCTGCCGCACGACGATCCGGACGCGGCGCTGGCCTTCTACCGTGACCTCCTCGGCTTCGAGGTCCGCAACGACGTCGGATACGAAGGGATGCGCTGGCTCACCGTCGGCCCCGTCGGACAGCCCGGGACCTCCATCGTGCTGCACCCCCCGGGCGCCGACCCCGGCATCACCGACGACGAGCGCCGCACCATCGCCGAGATGATGGCCAAGGGCACCTACGGCGGCATCCTGCTGGCAACCAAGGACCTCGACAGCGCCTTCGAGCGGCTGGTGGCCGGCGACGCGGAGATCGTCCAGGAACCCACCGAGCAACCGTACGGGGTGCGCGACTGCGCCGTCCGCGATCCCGCGGGCAACCTGATCCGCATCCAGCAGCTGCGCTGA
- a CDS encoding CorA family divalent cation transporter, whose protein sequence is MTTFLSAVTADHFDTEVLQQHWIPLAADDADTAAVLRERLGIDFTAAHNQVWEAGNFLYLPVVANYQLGETIERATIVFALGGEFLVTLQPSEHFVPFDKAVAKMRRNPELAGSAHGVMYALLWALNEASERVLHHTGDALEATHEEIERAISAHDRREREFATSDVRGALSRMNATERIIARTRETQLQLARAARHLRADARSGRGELDGAIGVLLADIDGVGQRAGVAYDKVRYRQQSALAGLDVRQNEIVKAFAVTAAALPPTLIATCYAVDLISELSWQTGLLVTCLLTLAAALIPLAYLKNKGLLG, encoded by the coding sequence ATGACGACCTTTCTCAGCGCCGTGACCGCCGATCACTTCGACACGGAAGTGCTTCAGCAGCATTGGATTCCCCTCGCCGCCGACGACGCCGACACCGCGGCAGTGCTCCGGGAACGGCTCGGCATCGACTTCACCGCCGCGCACAACCAGGTCTGGGAGGCGGGCAACTTCCTCTATCTGCCGGTGGTCGCCAACTATCAGCTCGGCGAGACCATCGAACGGGCGACGATCGTCTTCGCCCTGGGCGGGGAGTTCCTCGTGACGTTGCAGCCGTCCGAGCATTTCGTCCCGTTCGACAAGGCGGTCGCGAAGATGCGCCGCAACCCGGAACTCGCCGGCTCCGCGCACGGCGTGATGTACGCGCTGCTGTGGGCGCTGAACGAGGCGTCGGAGCGGGTGCTCCACCACACCGGTGACGCGCTGGAGGCGACGCACGAGGAAATCGAGCGCGCGATCTCCGCCCACGACCGGCGGGAGCGGGAGTTCGCGACTTCCGACGTGCGCGGCGCACTGTCGCGGATGAACGCGACCGAGCGAATCATCGCGCGCACCCGGGAGACGCAACTGCAATTGGCCCGCGCGGCACGCCACCTGCGGGCCGACGCACGGTCCGGTCGCGGCGAGCTGGACGGGGCGATCGGCGTGCTGCTCGCGGACATCGACGGGGTGGGACAGCGCGCGGGCGTGGCGTACGACAAGGTTCGGTACCGGCAGCAGTCCGCGCTGGCCGGGCTGGATGTCCGGCAGAACGAGATCGTCAAGGCGTTCGCCGTCACCGCGGCTGCTCTGCCACCCACGCTCATCGCCACCTGCTACGCCGTGGATCTGATTTCCGAGTTGTCCTGGCAGACCGGTCTTCTGGTGACCTGCCTGCTGACGCTTGCGGCGGCGCTGATTCCACTCGCCTACCTGAAGAACAAGGGCCTGCTGGGCTGA
- a CDS encoding ArsR/SmtB family transcription factor, producing MTQQGEPPGPIPADRLQDAAAVFGMLAATARLQILWLLAQGERDVGSLASAVGQSVPAVSQHLAKLKLAGLVHAHKDGRRHVYAIADPDIADLVRLAFRHHRAHHD from the coding sequence GTGACCCAGCAGGGCGAGCCGCCGGGCCCCATCCCGGCGGACCGATTACAGGACGCGGCGGCCGTTTTCGGCATGCTCGCGGCCACCGCGCGCCTGCAGATTCTCTGGCTCCTCGCGCAGGGCGAGCGCGACGTCGGCTCCCTCGCCTCCGCCGTCGGCCAGTCCGTGCCCGCCGTCAGCCAGCACCTGGCCAAACTGAAACTCGCCGGTCTGGTCCACGCCCACAAGGACGGCAGACGGCACGTCTACGCGATCGCCGACCCGGACATCGCCGACCTCGTCCGCCTGGCCTTCCGCCACCACCGCGCCCACCACGACTGA
- a CDS encoding TetR/AcrR family transcriptional regulator, with translation MEDAVRQPGAGQTRRRGAALEEAILRAAADELLESGYAALTMDKVAARAGTNKNAIYRRWPNRLALGIAAYRQLATTTPPPDTGSLREDALELLRRVNRHWSSSSGAILRELLAACGGAAEFLAQLPDQTGDAAAAPWLTLLGRAVARGEAAPEALHPRVATVALILLRNEFVVRGAPTAPDDVLIDIVDEVYLPLIRRRDPAAR, from the coding sequence GTGGAAGATGCGGTCCGGCAGCCGGGCGCCGGGCAGACGCGCCGACGTGGGGCCGCTCTCGAAGAGGCGATCCTGCGCGCCGCGGCGGACGAACTCCTCGAATCCGGATACGCCGCGCTGACCATGGACAAGGTCGCCGCCCGGGCCGGAACCAACAAGAACGCCATCTACCGCCGGTGGCCGAACCGCTTGGCACTCGGCATCGCCGCCTACCGCCAGCTGGCCACGACCACACCACCGCCGGACACCGGCAGCCTGCGCGAAGACGCGCTGGAACTGCTACGGCGCGTCAACCGCCATTGGAGTTCGTCCTCGGGCGCGATCCTGCGGGAACTCCTGGCGGCCTGCGGTGGCGCAGCCGAATTCCTGGCACAGCTGCCGGATCAGACCGGCGACGCCGCCGCGGCGCCGTGGCTCACCTTGCTGGGCCGCGCGGTCGCCCGGGGTGAAGCCGCTCCCGAGGCGCTGCATCCGCGCGTCGCCACCGTGGCCCTGATCCTGCTCCGCAACGAATTCGTCGTGCGCGGCGCGCCGACCGCGCCCGACGACGTCCTGATCGACATCGTGGACGAGGTCTACCTGCCGCTGATCCGCAGACGCGATCCGGCCGCGCGCTGA
- a CDS encoding nuclear transport factor 2 family protein — MSRYEEAVDRYFAAWNATDEDARAAAVAAAWAEDGAYTDPLAEVSGHAQLTAAIGGVQAQFPGFEFRRLGAVDGHHDIARFSWELVSAADGSAPVAGSDVITLGSDGRITSVHGFLDRVPSA; from the coding sequence ATGTCGCGCTACGAGGAAGCGGTCGATCGGTACTTCGCCGCGTGGAACGCCACCGACGAGGACGCCAGGGCCGCCGCGGTCGCGGCCGCCTGGGCCGAGGACGGCGCGTACACCGATCCGCTCGCGGAGGTGAGCGGGCACGCCCAGCTGACGGCGGCCATCGGGGGCGTGCAGGCGCAGTTCCCCGGCTTCGAGTTCCGCCGCCTCGGCGCGGTCGACGGCCACCACGACATCGCCCGCTTCTCCTGGGAGCTGGTCTCGGCGGCCGACGGCAGCGCCCCGGTCGCGGGCTCGGACGTGATCACCCTCGGGTCCGACGGCCGGATCACGAGTGTGCACGGCTTTCTCGACCGGGTGCCGTCGGCCTAG